The following coding sequences lie in one Rhinolophus ferrumequinum isolate MPI-CBG mRhiFer1 chromosome 14, mRhiFer1_v1.p, whole genome shotgun sequence genomic window:
- the SLC7A13 gene encoding LOW QUALITY PROTEIN: solute carrier family 7 member 13 (The sequence of the model RefSeq protein was modified relative to this genomic sequence to represent the inferred CDS: deleted 1 base in 1 codon), with amino-acid sequence MDTGKMIQLKRVFGYGWGTSFLIVSVIGTGIFVAPGGVLKYSCMNAGLSLCIWAVCALLTTMDALCSAEIGISFPCSGAHYYFLKRCFGSCLSFLSLWTTLFVAAGVAASQALLLAEHTLQPFYPSCSAPQLPKQCLALALLWLVGILNSRGVTEVTWLQTAGTALKALILGLISLSGLVLLLRGRRENVQRFQEAFDAELPKASQFIQAVFQGLFAYSGVGCLTFIAGELKKSRKTIPKCIFTVIPLVTVIYLLVNISYLTVLTPREVLSSDAVAVTWTNRVLPSLTWVVPFGISASLFSNLLINIFQSSRVTYIAGQEGQLPLLFNTLNSHSSPLISVLLLVTMASIVVVSTNLIDLINYIYFVVSIWSVLSMIGILKLRFQEPNLPRPYKVSLPFPLVTMAISLCLVLVPLVTSPHMHYIYVCLFILSKLLFYVPFVYFKWKLVGFEKMMCYLQLLFNICIPDVSDEQVSEAQTVSKKLAKF; translated from the exons ATGGATACAGGGAAGATGATACAGCTCAAGAGAGTGTTTGGGTACGGCTGGGGCACGAGTTTTTTGATCGTCAGTGTCATAGGGACAGGGATTTTCGTGGCCCCCGGTGGGGTGCTGAAGTACTCCTGTATGAACGCGGGGCTGTCTCTGTGTATCTGGGCCGTCTGCGCCCTGTTGACCACAATGGACGCCCTGTGCTCCGCAGAGATAGGCATCAGCTTCCCGTGCAGCGGGGCTCACTACTATTTTCTCAAGAGATGCTTCGGCAGCTGCTTGTCTTTCCTGAGCCTCTGGACCACCTTGTTTGTGGCGGCGGGGGTGGCCGCCAGCCAGGCCCTGCTCCTGGCCGAGCACACCCTCCAGCCCTTCTACCCCAGCTGCTCGGCCCCCCAGCTGCCCAAGCAGTGTCTGGCGCTGGCCTTGCTGTGGCTCGTG GGGATTCTGAATTCTCGGGGTGTGACAGAGGTGACCTGGCTCCAGACGGCCGGCACCGCGCTGAAAGCGCTCATCCTCGGCCTCATCTCCCTAAGTGGACTGGTGCTTCTGctcagagggaggagggagaatgtGCAAAGGTTTCAGGAGGCTTTCGATGCCGAGCTCCCCAAAGCCTCCCAGTTCATACAAGCTGTCTTCCAAGGACTGTTTGCATATTCAGGCGTGGGATGCTTAACTTTTATTGCAG GGGAGCTGAAGAAATCCAGAAAGACAATTCCAAAATGCATATTTACTGTGATACCTCTGGTGACTGTCATTTATTTACTGGTTAACATTTCCTACCTCACTGTTCTGACCCCCAGGGAAGTTCTCTCTTCAG ACGCTGTGGCTGTTACTTGGACAAACAGAGTTCTCCCCTCATTAACATGGGTCGTTCCTTTCGGCATTTCGGCCTCGTTATTTAGCAACCTCCTGATTAATATATTTCAGTCATCAAGAGTAACATACATCGCTGGCCAAGAGGGTCAGCTACCTTTGTTGTTTAATACGCTTAATAGTCACTCGTCCCCGTTAATATCGGTGCTACTGCTTGTCACGATGGCCTCTATTGTGGTTGTCTCGACAAACCTAATTGATTTGataaactatatttattttgtagtttctatttgGTCTGTATTATCAATGATAGGAATACTAAAACTGAGATTCCAGGAGCCCAATCTACCCAGACCTTATAAG gTGTCTTTGCCATTTCCATTGGTAACGATGGCTATCAGCCTGTGCTTGGTTTTGGTACCTTTGGTGACGTCCCCACACATGCATTACATCTATGTGTGTCTCTTTATTCTCAGCAAACTTCTGTTTTACGTcccttttgtgtattttaaatggaaGTTGGTTGGGTTTGAGAAGATGATGTGCTATTTACAGTTGCTGTTTAATATTTGCATCCCTGATGTGTCTGATGAACAGGTGTCAGAAGCACAAACTGTTAGCAAAAAACTAGCCAAATTCTAA